CTTTTAACAGCTTTCTCATGGATTCACCTCAATGAGGCTAGGCGCTAGCCGCCCCGCCGGAAAATTTCAAGCGTTCCATGAAATAGCCCAGACAGTCCTGCCGGACCACCTCGCGGTTCAAGGTGAACATCGAGGGCATGAGCGGGAGCTTCGTCCGGATCTCGCCGGCCCGGTAATCCAGATAGCGCTCGCCGACGTCGCGACCCGCCTCGTCCGAAACGACCAACCGTCCGCCTTCCTCCGCGGCCAGCCAGCCCAAGAGCGTCCCCGGCGGCAGCTCCGTGAAGTTCATGTGGTCGAGGTTCTCCCGCAGCCGGACCTGCGCCGCCTCCGCGCCGAAGCCGAAGCTCAAGTAATCGGGCACCTTGACCACGGCCACCGTGTGGTAGAGGTCGAGGTCGCGCTCCGGGACCGGATGCTCGGGGATCTCTGCCAGGTGCAGGCAGGCGTCGAGGTAGTCCCGGGCGTGGGCGATGCCGCGCGGATCGCCGGGCTGGCCGCACTCGAGGACGACGGCGGGACAGAGCTCGGCGAAGGCGGAAGTCTGCACCCCCTCCGGCTTGGTAAAATAGACCACGGTGCGGCCGAAGAGGACGGCCAGGTGGAAGAAGCGGTGGTCGAGGTGATTTACGCAGGCGTAGTGCGGGTTCACGCCCGTGTTGTTGTGCACGTCGACGCTGGCGA
The Deltaproteobacteria bacterium PRO3 DNA segment above includes these coding regions:
- a CDS encoding peptidase M14, which produces MLQVLEKIPEGLLQRPAESLHEVLSGPTLIHLSGRREAPLFVSVLLHGNETTGWEALRELLSRYEGPGLPRALSVFIGNVQAAREGRRRLDGQPDFNRVWQAGTTPEHAMTHQILEAMRARGVFASVDVHNNTGVNPHYACVNHLDHRFFHLAVLFGRTVVYFTKPEGVQTSAFAELCPAVVLECGQPGDPRGIAHARDYLDACLHLAEIPEHPVPERDLDLYHTVAVVKVPDYLSFGFGAEAAQVRLRENLDHMNFTELPPGTLLGWLAAEEGGRLVVSDEAGRDVGERYLDYRAGEIRTKLPLMPSMFTLNREVVRQDCLGYFMERLKFSGGAASA